In one Pseudoliparis swirei isolate HS2019 ecotype Mariana Trench chromosome 23, NWPU_hadal_v1, whole genome shotgun sequence genomic region, the following are encoded:
- the mrtfbb gene encoding myocardin-related transcription factor B has translation MGLQTWPPSTPLSSMACLDVETPSIGRGQFKSVLQLRLQQRRSREQLVEQGIMPPLKTPASFHERIRSLERARTGSFLKHKLCSRPERSELVRMHILQETQAEASLQATQMKLKRARLTDDLNEKIAQRPGAMELVEKNILPVDSGVEEDIDGGEENRSKPPDIFNFGEESSEALPPQRQPARQTSQRESGGTEATSTSSFLNSPIQHSPPPNSQSASDVAVLVPASEPQSKRHGPTPRPITCVVPSVPPGPLLVKQSLPRLPSDRSRSKKGKEPKPRVKKLKYHQYIPPDQKQELNDMLMDSAYARLLQQQQQFLQLQILKQQQQFSYQAALPAPPLKATTEVQTSCSSAVLSGSGTSSPLQPRHARTHRKPDRLPANLDEMKVAELKMELKCRFLPVSGTKTDLIERLKLYQENSNIQIAVVTGVSQSDHKRLTPPVSPIASKVSTLGIEDSNMSDSKLSEALSPAHTAPCGNSPQRSPQEERPTDTRSYEKDKRLHDKERQIEELIRKLEREQRLVEELKMQLEAEKRSQQADPPARLVPLAPVRVKEENGTTSNGSASCVSPGLPPSVKQEEAAPQSQFIISDPTFKQPKTKAEARNLRPASAVTTQLPASSLKLHTPVCSADPGFILTSGQVPQKTEASAALRQQCSPQTQTKSWRMGRTAQSLLNTFPASGCPVGASSSQPGAKDPPNKSPCTRQTTVLPNFTNHVSKCKDPPPRYEDAVKQTRSILTAVQGPTAASQQMDDLFDVLIESGEISPFIRQDPPSMQKPLPVTASVTTLAINTVLSRPPPVVQVARLPAAQLNPSASLTSDPRLETLLGASAHTEPQTRTLIEELRSPVVPMEDYLNENTAPSTLNLHSTNMDNMDWLDLTLSVPAEGVNSLDMSAPAGVFSSDFLDSHELHLNWD, from the exons TCCTCCAGCTCCGTTTGCAACAGAGGAGAAGTCGGGAGCAGCTCGTGGAGCAAGGCATCATGCCGC CTCTGAAGACACCTGCGTCCTTTCACGAGCGGATTCGCAGCCTGGAGAGAGCGCGG aCCGGAAGCTTCTTAAAGCACAAACTCTGCAGCAGACCCGAGCGCTCCGAGTTGGTCCGTATGCACATCCTGCAAG aGACGCAGGCCGAAGCCTCCCTGCAGGCCACACAGATGAAGCTGAAGAGGGCCCGGCTGACTGATGATCTCAACGAGAAGATTGCCCAGCGGCCTGGAGCCATGGAGCTGGTGGAGAAGAACATCCTGCCCGTGGACTCGGGTGTCGAGGAAGACATCGACG GTGGTGAGGAAAACCGTTCCAAGCCACCAGACATTTTCAACTTTGGTGAGGAGAGCAGCGAGGCCTTACCCCCCCAACGGCAGCCTGCCAGGCAAACATCTCAAAGGGAGTCTGGAGGGACCGAGgccacttccacttcctcatTCTTAAACTCCCCCATACAG CACTCCCCACCACCGAACTCACAGTCCGCGTCAGACGTCGCCGTCCTCGTCCCCGCCAGTGAGCCGCAGAGCAAACGACATGGGCCTACACCTCGGCCAATCACGTGTGTTGTCCCCAGTGTCCCACCAGGACCGCTTCTTGTGAAG CAAAGTCTGCCCCGGCTGCCCAGCGATAGGAGCCGcagcaaaaagggcaaagaGCCCAAACCACGGgtgaaaaagttaaaatatcACCAGTACATCCCCCCAGACCAGAAGCAGGAGCTCAACGACATGCTGATGGACTCGGCGTATGCCCgtctcctgcagcagcagcagcaattcCTGCAGCTTCAGAtcttgaagcagcagcagcagttcagCTACCAGGCCGCCCTGCCGGCCCCGCCGCTCAA AGCAACAACCGAGGTACAAACCAGCTGCTCCAGTGCGGTTCTGAGTGGGAGCGGCACGTCTAGCCCTCTGCAGCCCCGGCACGCTCGCACCCACCGCAAGCCGGATCGTTTACCAGCTAATCTGGATGAGATGAAG GTTGCGGAGCTGAAAATGGAACTTAAATGCAGATTTTTGCCAGTTTCTGGGACTAAGACGGATCTGATAGAGAGGCTAAAGTTGTACCAGGAGAACTCTAACATTCAGATTGCTGTCGTCACGGGAGTCTCGCAGTCTGACCACAAAAGGTTAACCCCACCTGTGTCCCCTATCGCCTCTAAGGTGTCCACCCTGGGCATAGAGGACAGTAATATGTCAGACAGCAAGCTCTCAGAAGCTCTGTCCCCAGCTCACACTGCTCCCTGTGGGAACTCCCCACAGAGAAGTCCACAGGAGGAGCGCCCCACGGACACGAGGTCCTACGAGAAGGACAAACGTCTCCACGATAAGGAGCGTCAGATCGAGGAGCTGATCAGGAAGCTGGAGCGGGAGCAGaggctggtggaggagctgaagaTGCAGCTGGAGGCGGAGAAGAGAAGTCAGCAGGCGGATCCTCCGGCTCGGCTCGTACCGCTCGCTCCCGTCCGGGTCAAGGAGGAAAACGGGACGACGTCAAACGGCTCGGCGTCTTGCGTTTCTCCCGGTCTGCCGCCGTCGGTCAAACAAGAGGAGGCGGCTCCTCAAAGTCAGTTCATCATCAGCGACCCGACTTTTAAGCAGCCTAAAACCAAGGCGGAAGCTCGGAACCTCCGACCTGCCTCAGCAGTTACTACCCAGCTCCCCGCCAGCAGCCTTAAATTACACACGCCCGTTTGCAGCGCTGACCCGGGCTTCATCCTGACCTCTGGACaggtgccacagaaaacagaggCCTCGGCAGCGTTACGACAGCAGTGCAGCCCTCAGACTCAGACAAAG TCATGGAGGATGGGTCGAACAGCACAGAGCTTACTCAACACATTCCCAGCAAGTGGATGCCCTGTGGGAGCATCCTCTAGCCAACCTGGTGCTAAGGATCCTCCAAATAAG TCTCCCTGTACGCGGCAGACCACCGTCCTGCCAAATTTCACAAACCACGTGTCGAAGTGCAAAGACCCGCCGCCCCGCTATGAGGATGCAGTGAAGCAGACACGCAGCATCCTAACAGCTGTTCAG GGTCCCACCGCCGCCAGCCAGCAGATGGATGACTTGTTTGATGTGTTGATCGAGAGCGGTG agatctCCCCCTTCATCAGACAGGATCCTCCCAGTATGCAGAAGCCTCTCCCAGTGACAGCCAGCGTAACCACCCTCGCCATCAACACGGTGTTATCCCGCCCTCCGCCCGTGGTCCAAGTGGCCCGGCTGCCCGCAGCGCAGCTCAACCCCTCGGCcagcttgacctctgacccccggcTGGAAACCCTCCTCGGTGCGAGCGCTCACACCGAGCCGCAGACACGGACGCTGATAGAGGAGCTGCGCTCACCTGTGGTTCCCATGGAGGATTACCTCAATGAAAACACAGCGCCCTCTACTTTGAACTTGCACAGTACCAACATGGATAATATGGACTGGCTGGACCTTACCCTCTCCGTGCCCGCAGAGGGGGTCAACTCTTTGGACATGTCGGCGCCAGCGGGCGTCTTCTCCTCCGACTTCCTGGACTCACATGAACTGCACTTGAActgggactga
- the LOC130188505 gene encoding uncharacterized protein LOC130188505 translates to MAAADSELKKILTELNHLSLKRQQLLERKKFQSIFHEMKNRAEFVQTEEAATNLHQIDIIDDTLTQLTERKAELQKSHDNILDAKDMNKEASIASCQVEPGGPLPVPVPLPLPCVVFVEGPPNIPAPVVFLDLEHFPACPCRTQCPECKQFIVTETFTSVSSVTWLVCFITALIGGVAGCCFIPFCMKRFKSITHRCPKCRTEITTLKKL, encoded by the exons atggccgccgcagACAGCGAGCTGAAGAAGATATTGACCGAGTTAAACCATCTTTCACTCAAGAGACAACAACTTCTGGAAAGGAAGAAATTCCAGAGCATATTTCACGAGATGAAGAATCGTGCAGAATTTGTACAAACAG AGGAGGCAGCCACTAATCTGCACCAGATCGACATCATTGATGACACGCTGACACAACTGACAGAAAGGAAGGCAGAGCTCCAAAAAAGCCACGATAACATCCTAGATGCCAAAGATATGAATAAAG AGGCCAGCATCGCCTCCTGTCAGGTTGAGCCTGGTggtcctcttcctgttcctgttcctcttcctcttccttgcGTTGTCTTTGTTGAGGGTCCACCTAACATCCCCG CCCCGGTGGTGTTTCTGGACCTGGAGCACTTCCCAGCGTGTCCCTGCAGGACGCAGTGTCCTGAGTGTAAGCAGTTCATAGTGACGGAGACCTTCACCTCCGTCAGCAGTGTCACGTGGCTGGTGTGCTTCATCACAGCTTTGATTGG CGGTGTGGCCGGTTGTTGCTTCATCCCCTTCTGCATGAAACGGTTTAAATCGATCACACACAGATGTCCCAAGTGTCGAACGGAAATCACGACTTTGAAAAAGTTATGA
- the snrnp25 gene encoding U11/U12 small nuclear ribonucleoprotein 25 kDa protein — MTEEQSGDPDGGALSVEDEEVGNESPTEMASLDTEEEDEEALPHSEILDIFEEGLARLVQDPLLCDLPIQVTLEEVNSQIALEYGQAMTVRVLKADGEIMPIVVVQNATVLDLKKAIRRFMELKQQREGGVKHVSWRYVWRNYQLTFQGEKLEDDKMGLKDYGIRNRDEVTFMKRRRKK; from the exons ATGACGGAGGAGCAGAGTGGAGACCCTGATGGAGGAGCACTGTCTGTGGAGGACGAAGAGGTGGGAAACGAGAGCCCGACAGAGATGGCTTCTTTAGAcacggaggaggaagatgaggaggctCTCCCTCACTCAGAGATCCTGGATATTTTCGAGGAGGGACTTGCTCGACTTGTGCAAGACCCTTTACTCTGTGATCTGCCAATTCAG GTGACTCTGGAGGAAGTCAATTCTCAGATTGCTTTGGAGTATGGCCAAGCGATGACTGTGAGGGTTTTAAAGGCAGATGGAGAGATAATGC CCATAGTGGTGGTGCAAAATGCCACTGTGCTTGATCTGAAGAAGGCCATCCGCAGATTCATGGAGCTGAAACAGCAGCGTGAAGGTGGAGTTAAACACGTCAGCTG GAGATATGTTTGGAGAAATTATCAGTTAACTTTTCAAGGTGAAAAGCTTGAAGATGACAAGATGGGGCTCAAAGA CTACGGGATCAGAAACAGAGATGAAGTGACGTTCATGAAGAGACGCAGGAAAAAATGA
- the polr3k gene encoding DNA-directed RNA polymerase III subunit RPC10, which translates to MLLFCPTCGNVLIVEEGQKCMRFACNTCPYVHNITRKVNDRKFPKMKEVDDVLGGAAAWENVDSTPETCPKCGHLRAYFMQIQTRSADEPMTTFYKCCNAQCGNLWRD; encoded by the exons ATGCTTCTTTTTTGTCCAACCTGCGGGAATGTTTTAATTGTCGAGGAAGGACAGAAGTGCATGAGATTCGCCTGCAATACCTGTCCGTATGTACACAACATCACGAGAAAG GTTAATGACAGAAAGTTTCCCAAGATGAAAGAGGTGGACGATGTTCTCGGTGGAGCTGCAGCTTGGGAAAACGTTGACTCTACTCCGG AAACCTGTCCCAAGTGTGGCCATCTGCGGGCGTATTTCATGCAGATTCAGACGCGATCAGCTGATGAACCGATGACCACTTTCTACAAATGTTGCAATGCCCAGTGTGGAAACCTGTGGAGAGACTAA
- the cdip1 gene encoding cell death-inducing p53-target protein 1: protein MSSDPPPPYPGPSAPLIEEKNGQPVTGPEINVPVQGQPLPPDYGPPPYEATHPGFIPPHVPGEGPMPMPMPPLQGGHYPHPPGHFPHPMTGEMGPGPGPGPSPSPGQFVHMGGHTATVLAPPGAAATTVTVLEGEMFQASPVQTVCPHCQQAIVTRISYDVGLMNTLFCLFCFFVGCDLGCCLIPCLIDDLKDVTHTCPYCKGYIYTFKRIC, encoded by the exons ATGTCCAgtgatcctcctcctccgtacCCTGGTCCCAGTGCCCCACTTATTGAGGAAAAGAATGGACAACCTG TTACAGGTCCTGAAATAAATGTTCCTGTACAAGGACAGCCCTTGCCTCCAGACTACGGTCCTCCACCCTATGAGGCCACACACCCAGGCTTCATTCCCCCACATGTCCCTGGAGAGGGGCCCATGCCGATGCCCATGCCTCCACTTCAAG GTGGCCACTACCCGCATCCGCCCGGTCACTTTCCTCACCCGATGACGGGAGAGAtgggtcccggtcccggtcccggtcccagTCCCAGTCCCGGTCAGTTCGTCCACATGGGAGGTCACACGGCGACCGTCCTGGCTCCTCCTGGAGCCGCCGCCACCACTGTGACCGTACTGGAGGGGGAAATGTTCCAGGCCTCCCCGGTGCAGACCGTTTGTCCGCACTGTCAGCAGGCGATCGTCACGCGCATCTCTTACGATGTTGGCCTCATGAACACACTCTTCTGCCTCTTCTGCTTCTTCGTAGG GTGTGATCTTGGCTGCTGCTTGATTCCCTGTCTGATCGATGACCTCAAGGATGTGACGCACACCTGCCCTTACTGTAAGGGCTACATCTACACATTCAAGCGCATATGCTAA